One part of the Ornithodoros turicata isolate Travis chromosome 2, ASM3712646v1, whole genome shotgun sequence genome encodes these proteins:
- the LOC135384789 gene encoding uncharacterized protein LOC135384789, which yields MLHDRGLSPVTTTCLSQNVDVLIGADYYWRFVSGRIERLPNNITAVETVFGWIVQGVAPLRSSLSDYPATTSLLCCTNDAPEHELTNLWRLDALGITDSDVAAPTGAADLQMFQENIKRQTDRYEVPLTIQAPGLPPEAHNRVTAETRLNAQLRRFRMAPDVLKQYDATMREYFVEGHAEPVSGPDPTRNVYYLPHHAVIRMEAVTTKVRIVFDASSHVPGQPSLNEVLSKGPNLNSNLLHLLITFRSSPIVLTADIRKAYLQIQIRPEDRDALRFLWIQELPSSSNPYPATQEWRMTRVPFGASSSPFLLAATLHHHFDAVASRYPATAARLRTSFYVDDLVIGCDDVQDADTIYAETRAVLRDAGMEIRKWAANSTALQQKFLADETAYDNVGCTNPVLRILGVPWDRQADVILAPVTAVHEFAQKNEPTKRTVLRTFSRLYDPLGLLLPFTVTARLLFQAMWKEAVPWDQPMHPPTHQAWREWVRGLPALSTMQAPRSPFNPAGTVPDLHIFADASPRAYGTVAYVRTHKAPGGVSSHLLIAKGRIAPLKTVTLPRLELLGCLLAARLFKSICDVIPALQSRVTLWTDSQIALHWIKNGKMTQSQNPQFVEGRLREIRQLTDPARWCHCDGKSNPADLLTRGITATELLHSKLWWTGPPWLFGNVDGLVAAQNTSPHSRIEETCCAIAVQHRDPLLQLEDHSSLNRVLRVTAYVLRYINNTRRPQSKHSGSLSAEELHSAELLWVRWTQLESFPTEIEDLQTRRPISSSSAVLLLNPYIDENSLLRVGGRLRYADESDSVRHPILLPSRHRFTELLVLDMHCRLHHTGVQDTLCEIRQKYWIVRGRQTVRRALHTCLQCKRRRLDPETAPVAPLPRERITPTSPFDVVGVDFAGPLYAFDNNEQRKAYIVLFSCGVTRAIHLELATGMSTQHFLGAFRRFASRRGVPSLITSDNARTFHQTSRILSTASSEVQDFAARNRIKWRFIVERAPWWGGWWERMVRCVKDSLRRCLGRRHLTYEDLTTALCEGECIVNCRPLTYVDSDPAALHPLTPADFLVGKRLTATPTPGEVAQPLDAGRLKHYLKAQDSLRQQFWSRWRKEYLFQLRSAHMARRDPESQLRVEDVVIIHERGPPLLWKLGRVTQTIPGRDGVVRACAVMLANKTILHRPVQLLHHLEGDIAPPVAREDVEERGGGEGS from the coding sequence ATGCTACACGATCGTGGTCTCTCTCCGGTCACAACGACTTGTCTATCGCAGAACGTCGACGTGCTGATAGGCGCGGACTACTACTGGCGATTTGTGTCTGGCAGAATAGAGCGCCTTCCCAACAATATCACAGCCGTCGAAACGGTATTTGGGTGGATCGTCCAAGGTGTTGCCCCACTGCGTTCCTCGCTATCAGACTATCCCGCCACCACGTCACTTTTGTGCTGCACGAACGACGCGCCCGAGCATGAGCTGACCAACCTGTGGCGACTAGATGCATTAGGTATCACGGATTCTGACGTAGCTGCTCCCACCGGAGCGGCAGACCTCCAAATGTTTCAAGAGAACATCAAGCGGCAGACAGATCGGTACGAGGTTCCCCTTACGATCCAGGCGCCTGGGCTACCACCAGAGGCACACAATCGGGTAACGGCCGAGACGAGACTCAACGCTCAACTCCGGCGGTTCCGAATGGCACCCGACGTTCTCAAGCAGTACGACGCCACAATGCGCGAATACTTCGTCGAAGGGCATGCCGAACCAGTCTCTGGCCCAGACCCAACCAGGAACGTATACTACCTGCCCCACCATGCCGTTATACGTATGGAGGCCGTCACGACCAAGGTCCGCATAGTCTTCGACGCCTCGTCCCATGTTCCCGGCCAACCGTCTCTTAATGAGGTTCTGTCGAAGGGTCCCAACTTAAACAGCAACCTCCTCCATCTCCTCATCACGTTTCGGTCTTCTCCCATTGTCTTGACCGCCGACATTCGCAAGGCGTATCTTCAAATTCAGATCCGACCAGAGGACCGAGACGCCCTCCGCTTTCTGTGGATCCAGGAGCTACCGTCATCATCCAACCCTTATCCTGCGACTCAGGAGTGGAGGATGACCAGAGTCCCGTTCGGAGCATCGTCCAGCCCCTTCCTACTCGCGGCAACTCTGCACCATCACTTCGACGCGGTCGCTTCGCGATACCCAGCCACCGCAGCTCGCCTCCGCACCAGCTTCTATGTTGACGACCTAGTAATTGGCTGCGACGACGTGCAAGATGCCGATACGATATATGCCGAGACCAGAGCTGTCCTGCGGGACGCAGGGATGGAAATCCGAAAATGGGCAGCGAACTCCACCGCACTTCAACAGAAATTTCTCGCAGACGAAACTGCCTACGATAACGTCGGTTGTACAAACCCAGTGCTTCGTATCTTAGGTGTACCATGGGACAGACAGGCGGATGTCATCCTAGCACCAGTCACCGCGGTTCACGAATTCGCGCAGAAAAATGAGCCCACGAAGCGCACGGTGCTCAGGACCTTTTCTAGACTGTACGATCCGTTGGGTTTGCTCCTTCCCTTTACGGTCACCGCGAGGCTCTTGTTTCAGGCAATGTGGAAGGAAGCAGTTCCTTGGGACCAACCCATGCACCCCCCGACACACCAAGCTTGGCGCGAATGGGTACGCGGCCTTCCCGCGCTCTCCACAATGCAAGCACCGAGATCTCCCTTCAATCCGGCCGGCACCGTCCCAGACCTTCACATCTTTGCAGACGCAAGCCCGCGGGCCTACGGAACGGTTGCATACGTACGCACCCACAAGGCTCCCGGGGGTGTCAGCTCCCACCTGCTCATCGCCAAAGGTCGCATTGCACCACTGAAGACGGTCACTCTTCCGCGTTTAGAGCTCCTTGGCTGCCTTCTCGCCGCTAGACTGTTCAAGAGCATCTGCGACGTCATACCTGCCCTGCAGTCACGGGTCACGTTGTGGACGGACTCTCAGATTGCACTGCACTGGATAAAGAATGGGAAGATGACTCAGTCGCAGAATCCTCAGTTTGTCGAGGGGCGCTTACGAGAGATTCGCCAGCTCACGGACCCGGCTAGATGGTGTCACTGCGACGGGAAAAGCAACCCCGCTGACTTGCTCACGAGGGGAATCACCGCGACTGAGCTGCTCCACAGCAAGCTGTGGTGGACCGGTCCACCCTGGTTATTTGGCAACGTGGATGGTCTCGTCGCGGCCCAAAACACATCTCCGCATTCCCGGATCGAGGAGACCTGTTGCGCCATCGCTGTTCAGCATCGGGACCCCCTTCTTCAACTCGAAGATCACAGCTCCCTTAACCGCGTGCTCCGTGTGACAGCGTACGTGCTCAGGTACATCAACAACACCCGGAGACCCCAGTCGAAACACAGTGGCTCACTCTCAGCGGAGGAGCTACACTCAGCAGAGCTGCTCTGGGTCCGTTGGACTCAGTTGGAATCTTTCCCCACTGAAATCGAGGACCTACAGACGAGACGCCCCATCTCTTCTTCATCGGCCGTTTTGCTATTGAACCCGTATATCGACGAGAATTCATTACTCCGCGTCGGTGGTCGTCTGAGGTACGCCGACGAAAGCGACAGCGTACGGCATCCCATCCTTCTGCCGTCCAGACACCGATTCACAGAGCTGCTCGTGCTCGACATGCACTGTCGTCTACACCACACAGGAGTTCAAGACACACTCTGTGAAATTCGCCAGAAGTATTGGATTGTAAGGGGTCGACAGAcggttcgtcgcgctcttcaTACGTGTCTACAATGCAAACGACGACGACTGGATCCGGAAACAGCACCTGTCGCTCCTCTCCCGCGGGAAAGGATCACGCCCACGAGTCCCTTCGACGTAGTGGGGGTGGATTTTGCTGGACCGCTCTATGCATTTGACAATAACGAACAGCGGAAGGCGTACATCGTCCTTTTCTCATGTGGCGTTACCCGCGCGATCCACCTCGAATTGGCGACCGGGATGTCCACTCAACACTTCCTCGGCGCATTTAGGCGTTTTGCGTCCCGACGCGGGGTCCCGTCACTGATCACGTCAGACAACGCTCGCACCTTCCATCAGACGTCACGGATTCTCTCCACCGCGTCCTCAGAAGTGCAAGATTTTGCCGCCAGGAATCGCATCAAATGGAGGTTTATTGTCGAGAGAGCACCCTGGTGGGGCGGATGGTGGGAGAGGATGGTCAGATGCGTGAAGGACTCCCTCAGGCGTTGCTTAGGAAGGCGCCATTTGACGTATGAAGATCTTACAACGGCCTTATGCGAAGGAGAATGCATAGTGAATTGCCGGCCGCTGACGTATGTGGATTCCGATCCCGCCGCCCTGCACCCTTTGACTCCTGCAGACTTCCTCGTAGGGAAGCGCTTGACTGCCACCCCAACACCGGGCGAAGTTGCACAGCCGTTGGACGCTGGGAGACTCAAGCACTACCTGAAAGCACAGGATAGTCTTCGCCAGCAGTTCTGGAGCAGGTGGCGCAAGGAATACCTCTTCCAGCTGAGATCCGCGCATATGGCGAGACGGGACCCGGAGAGTCAACTGAGGGTCGAAGACGTGGTCATCATCCACGAAAGAGGACCGCCGCTACTCTGGAAGCTCGGCCGCGTAACTCAGACCATTCCCGGACGCGACGGTGTCGTTCGTGCCTGTGCGGTCATGCTGGCCAACAAGACCATTCTTCACCGTCCCGTGCAGTTGCTGCACCACTTGGAAGGGGATATCGCACCACCCGTGGCCCGGGAGGATgtggaagaaagaggaggaggagagggctCTTAG